The genomic window TCAAAATAGTTGAATATAAGCCATGAAAAAGAAATTAAGCATTTGTGATATATGATATCCTTGAGTGAGTTACATTAGAACTTTTGCCATTTAAGGATACCCTCGGGTCAAGCTCGAAATATATAAATAACAAAGCTATGAAATTAAATCCATCACTTGTGGAAGAATAAAATCTATTAGTACATGGATTTGAAACTGAAACATAAAGGCATGGCAACTAAATGCTTACTCGCAAATTTGGATGCTATATGATGCTAGTGTCCTAGAGTACTAGAAGAATATGAAATATCATCTGTAATGGAACATTGGCGTAGTGCCAGCTAACTTCAACACAGGAAACAAAGTCCTACAGATTTTGTGTGTGTCCAAGAGTAAGATAGAAAAAGAGCCAAAATGAGAAAGATTATCATGTTGCAGTCATATTTGCCAGTATGCATAGACTAATGAATTACATGTGATTTGCATGCTATTCTTTTTGGGTATTTGTCATACACCTATATTGATAGTACTACGAAGATTATAACACCACTTCATTAATCTATTGATGAAGAAGATGTTTGTATCCTCTTTCATCGCTAGATCTTTTAAGTAGCGTTTGGTGATCCAAATGGGATCACCGAGGTGATCTAACATCACCACTAATTCGAATCCTGTGGTGATCTAATCACCAATGATTTAAGACCACTGCATTTGTTAGGCTATGATCTAGTGATTAAAGATCCTTAAATACCCACAAGTAACTTGTTTGGTATTCTATAGGAATCCAAGATCATCgattatataataccaaaattatccataatatattccataaaaatatatttattaaccatatacaatatattataaataaaatatttttatatttattaatatattaataattaatagattctataaaaatatattaattgttattatagaattaatatttttatttatacttataatatattatttactaatacaaatattttttgattagaaaaataatgcaaatagaagtaatatattaaatttttattatataaatataatgtataataagatatttttattttaatttattatcattgaatcataatatgacaataatatgattaaccatatattataatgtaatatatatcctaaatataatatataatatcacacataatataatatcatatatataatattgatataatatattaacggTATATTGATATACCGATTTTTTTGGATAGACTGAGGGGTATTTTTGTCCTTATATTTTAGCCCAAGATCACTATCTGGAGATGATCTTGGATTTCGACCTCGAGGATAGAATCCCATCACTAGGTTCAGGGGTGATGTGAGGAATGGGGGTGATTCGAAATCACCACCATATAGGATCACCATGGTGTAACTAAACACGGTGATTTCATCATCTCCATCCACATCACCTTTGATCATCTCAACTATTTGATGTAAAGGTTCCATCATACTAGTTTTGCATGTGAAGTCCCAGAATGCTTTTTAAATATTGCCAAAATCCAACATGAGACACTAAGACTGTTTGTTTGTGGGTAAAATGAGACCTCTTTGGTCCAACCACCAGCCAAATGCTCGAAAAGCAGCCATTCATTCTGAGGGTAAAGCAATAAGTCAATAGAGCTTTTTTATCTTTTCCAGTTAACTCAGAATAAACTATACTACACCTTGCATGTTGGTGTAATTTATTTGGGCATAAGGAGAGCTAGAGGCAAGCTAATCCATATACTCCATGTTAACCTATTCTTTGTATGATTTCCTAAAGGAGTCCCAAAAAATCCCCTATTTCTCTTACCTCAACCAGGGATAAGTGAGTGGAATTGGATTTTTCAATAATAGTTCGACACTTGGCAATTCCCTTGACATACGAATAGGTGGAAGCCATCCTCCTTGATTTTGTTTCATATAATTTGAAAGCAATTATGGTGCTTAGTCCATCAAACCACCTAGTCGAAAAAACCTAGTTCAAATCTCACTTCCATTAGTGCATTGTTTAACATATGAAAAATGTGAATTTGAGAACACATGCAGGTGAGTTTTTAGTTTGACAATGGGTGTGCATTGGAGAGGTCTAAGGTACTAAAGCAGGTGGAAGGACCCAAATCAATATCTTTATGGGACCTTTTATAGCGAGGCCTTGGGTTGTTACAGCAAAGGTCTTACATTTTGGTCATTTATTTTATTTCCAAATCATTTGATGTAGATATATGCTTTTGCATAAACACAATAATTATACTTATTATGCCCTAGTCATCCTACTCAATGTATGCTGATTTTTtttcctaatttctaatttgctaTATAATTTCATAACTTGTAATTGAAACTATATTGATAAACTATGTCCATGCATGTGAACAATAGAAAATGTAACTAGATTACTggaaaatcaataatttaatgaATTATATTAAAGATTATCATGCATGGAGGATGAAAGACTCTATTATTAGCATTGGTTAGATCAATGAACACAGATATTATTGGACAACAATGACCCTGTTTGTAAAATAGAAATCTAGTCTCACCTCAATGCCACGTCAAGTGCCTCGCAGGCTTGTAGATGTGTAATATCCCATCATGTAGATAGAGGAATATATATTGCATTGTGTGTATGTGTATGACACTTGAATATGAATATTTAAGTTGAATTGTTAACTGTCTTCTCATGTCCTTTCAGCCAAGATGCTTTGGAGACTAACATATAATATTTTCTTACTGGAATTTCGGTTTTAGCCAAGGTCTGAAAACTCAgaattcaattttgattttgagcaggtCTTGGATGTTTTCAGCAATTTTGAAATTTCGCTCTAAGTTTCAAAGATTCGgtgaaaaataagaaaattcaaaaaaaaaaaaaaaggtaaagaaaaaaaagaaacaaaggaaTATGATTTACCAAAATTTTAGACTATTTTGTGTTACATAGGTCCTTAATTTTGTAGTTTTTGCAATTTTATGATGAGGTCAATATTGCATTTAGGTGAAATATATATGCTTATGTATGTCTAATTTGCTTCTTGAACATTAGTTGTTCAAAaatctattatattatatatttatatttgagTAAACTCATAAATATATTGAATTTGGGCTTGCTAAATATTTTTGTGGTTAAGTGGCTATTTAGTCAAATGCATGTATTTTTGTTCATCATAAAGTATTGTATTAAGGGTCTTTTTAGAGGCTTCAGCCCCTCAAgagttaaatttattatctatcaCCTCTTTTGAATAAAATTCTATTCAAGACCAGTTATATAGCCTGTCTACTTAAAATGAAGACGTGACCCCAATATAGctgtaaaaatcaaaataaaacttAAAAAGGCATGCATGGCAAGTCAGTCAATTTTGGCAAAAATTAGGCAAAGTTGCAGAAAATAACTGGACCAAACCTGTCAGTTTGACTGCAATTGACCAAACTGCTGAAATTAATTAAAACCCAAAACTTCAGGTTAAAATTTCGGTCGATCTCAGCCAAAACCAAACTGTTTTGGCCAAAATGGACTGGTTTTGGCCAAAACTTAAATTTTCATTTTAACACAATTTAGACAAGAAAAGTTGTGAGCctttaagatttgaaattttagTTTTAACACAATTTAGACAAAAAAAGTTGTCAGCCTTTAAGATTTGAGAAATATCTTAGCATTTAAAAGCCCAAGCATAAAAATTTGGAATTTGAACTGAAGCTGAGTAACAACTCTTTATGCTTAAGAGATTTGTAATTTTGAGTTATTTTATTAAACTCAAATAGGGAATAATTCCTAATTTACATGAATATCATGTAAGAAACTGTCTTCTTTTTCCATTTTCTTAAGATATTGCATGTACATGAGTTCGTATTTACTAATCTATCTGTTTGTTATTAGTTTGCGTGCCTCCAAATTGTTTCCACTTTCAAATGGTGGAAAACATCACAAAAAAAAGTTTAAAAGGCTTCGTAATTTATATTGCCCAATACTAACCCGGACTGGTCTAGGCCCCACTTATGTTAGTCAACTGGTCTGGGCTTGTATACATGAGCTTCAGATCCTTGTATTTTGATGTTGATTTATTTCGTATGGTTAACAAAGCCAAGATGAGAGTAGGATTAAGATAGATTTTCAGTAGATGGCTAATCCTTTTTGTCATCCCTAGCCGTCAACTTAAACAAAATATAGTTGCTTTGATATTAAATGAGGGGGATGGTTATCATACATTCAAGGCATATCTTAGTTATTACTAATGATAAATTACCTAGTAGGCCTTCCAATTCAAGAATTCACACCCCTTATCCTGATTTGCATTATCCAACATTATCAAAACAAGTTGTCACAAGATGAACATTTTCAATGAAGAGGCAAATTGTATATTTTAAATGATGGTGAAAAATATCCAGATCACTTGACACTTGGTCTAGCTTACAATAAGATACACAAATTGTAATGATTGGTTGGAAAGTCATTTTGGACTCATCATGAATTTGAATGAGGGCACAGTGATGTTCATTATACCATAGGAAGCTGTTTAGATATCCGTTTGGATATTGTTTTAATATATCCAAGAGTAACTCCAACAGGAGGCAAGTTGATTGAGATGAGAAAGCAAGTAGGAAGGAATTAGAATGCTCATAGACTCTAAAATTGTTGGATTTTATGaatactaaaatccatctgcaaagAAGCCTTAAATATCTATCATGAAAGAAAATTTGGATATGAATAATAGTTCAAGGTAAAAAAAAAGCATCACTTATTACAAAATCCTCCCAAAAgtgttttaagaaaaatattttctttgatAACACAAAATATTAAATCAGGAATTCTGACTTTTCAGTTTAAATTTTCTATTGGGTTTTTTGCATATTACcccttatattttatcttaaCTATATACAAAGATCCATTTGTTCTCATTTACAAAGCGAGAAAACTAACCACAAATGATTTGCTAATAAAATCTTCTGTTAAGGGTTCATTACAAAAATTAACCGTAGCCTACGGTTAAAGCAACTATAGTTGGCAAATGATAGGATAGNNNNNNNNNNNNNNNNNNNNNNNNNNNNNNNNNNNNNNNNNNNNNNNNNNNNNNNNNNNNNNNNNNNNNNNNNNNNNNNNNNNNNNNNNNNNNNNNNNNNCCCTCAGGTTAACTGTGAGGTTGAAAACCTCCCTAATTTCCTCTCTCTTTGTTGCAATTTCTGCACCATCTTTTTTGTTTTGATTGCAGTGATGCCTCCTCCATCAAGAACCCTCACTTGAAGGCCTTCATGGTGACAACTCTCAAATGGCTATGGATCGCTAACAAGATCAAGCTGTGTATTTGAAGAGCATCAGTGGCGATGAGGATGCATCAGAGAAGTAGAGGGTGTAGAGGAGGTGAAGGACAGAGAGGTGGAGGTTAAAAGGGCGTCAAGAGTAGCTAGCAGTGGTGATAATGACTGCTAAGTGGACGATAAGGTTGAGACGAGATGGAGAAGCGGGAGTTGCTGTAAGTAGGGATTGGTTGGAGAGGAAGGAGGTGAAGTAGCGGGAAAAGTGGAGGGTGGAGTGGGGGTGTATGTTGAGGAAGGAGGGTTCGTAAAGGGTGGCGGGGTCATCGAGGTGGAGGTGGAGGATGTTAGCAATGATGGTGTTCAGCAAACTCTCACTTGCTATTTTACCCTCTACAACCACCTCCTCCACTCCCTTACTCCCTCCAAGCCCTCCCCTTTAGATTTCCTCTTCTCCATCTCATCGATGCCAAGTTTGACTTCCTCTCCTATATCTCGCTCTCCTTCCCTCACCCTCACCACAAACCCCACCTCACCAACCTTGGCTACCTCAAATCCATTTCCCACCTCCTCCACTTTGTCCCTGCCATTTCTTGCATTTGCAAGCATGTTCTCTACTCCACTCATATTGATTGCCACCCTCCATTTCTCCCTTACCTGGTTCCCCATCCGCAGCACCCTCTCCATCAGCTAGGTAGGCCTCAATGGCCTCCACTCTGTGTCCAATGCATCCTTGTTGCTACCTACTCCATCGTGTTCTTTCTACTACCTACTCCACCAATGCCCTCAAACCCATCTTCATTTTCTTCATCTTATCCGCTGGCTTTTGCAATGATGAGAAAGGGCGAAGAAGGGAACTGAGCTAATTTTAATGTATGGAAGGTATTTTTCTCATAAAACTCCATCCAGACACCCATAATAACAGCTTTTCCTTCTCTGTTAGCAGATAGTTGACTCCTTATATTGCATGCAGAAATACATGAAATAGCTTGATTTGTAAATAAAAAGGGGTGTCTCtatatgtaaataaatataagggGCAATTTACAAAAACATTCTTTGCTTTAGTTCTTAATTATTTAGTTCATGTTGATGTTTTAAACACCAGTAGAGattttctctttcctcttttttttttttaccaaaaaaaaacatAATATAGACATATAGTTGTCCCCTCGCTTGTTGGAtatgatgatttttctcattaaCATTAACTTCATCTAAGAGCTAACAATTATTGGATAACTACAAACAATTACAAAGTTGTGATATTCCTAAATCAACAAGAAagaaaactatcaaagaaatCAGTGAAGATATTTCCAGATAGATCCATGAATTGCCTAAATTTCCACTTCTTTAAcaaagatcaaaatatttttaaacagACATACAAATCTAATTTGTTGCATGCCATAAAGTTGTTAAGGAACTCAGGTAGGAACATTCATAATACATCTACAACTATAAATACTAATATCCAACAGTAGTTTGATTTCATTCAGCTATAAGGCCTATATGGTTTTCCTGAATTTCTACATTGGTCAATATTAGATCCTGAGAAAAATATTTGTTCAAAACTAGCATATGACACATAAAAATATGGATGCATTTGCACTCTAAATACTTTTGACAATGTGCATTTTTATCCATAAAGAATGGAATAGAACTTGTACCAATATCTTTTCTTCACCAGCACGGAAATGCTTGTCACGATTTTGAGAATTTTGTGCTTGCCTCTCCATTTCATGGTGTTCACTAGTATGCCTCTCTATCGCACTCTAAAATAAATGTCAGACTGTTTGGTCAGCATACATATGAAAAGCTCATTTATACTTGAAGAATTAGGAACAGAAAATTACATAAGAAAAGCTCTTAGAAAAATTGAGCTTTTGGATGAAAGTAAGAAATTTCAGATCTGCATTCAGATGGCATACCTCACTTGAAATTCTGCCATCCCGACATTGATCATTTTTTGTCATCACTTCCCTCTCGATTAGTTGAGCTTCCCTCATTAACTCATCTTTTTCCTGCTCAAGTGATTGTATTTTTCTTTGATACTCGCTGTTTGTTCTCCTGATCCGATTAAGTTCATTCTTCAACTCTGCTTCATAAGCATATGATGCTTCTTTAGCAGTCAGATCACTTTCCAGTCTCAGAAGCTTTTCTTCTAAGGCAATTCTACTGCGTCTGTCATCTTCGCCATCATAAAAGGCCTTCTGCATATTTGCCACTTTCTCCTTTAATGAAACTTTCTCTGTTTTCAATTCTTCACATTCTTCAGTTACTGACTGCAGCAACTCTTCAACTTTTCCCTTTTCAAATTTTGCCTCATCCAGAGAACTTTTAAAAACCAAGATTTCATCCTGAAGATGAGATATTTTTTGCAGCTGAACCTTTAATCTGGAAATCTCTTCCATTGTTTGTTGTTTTTCATAGTCAGAAGCTTTAAGCTTTAATTCCAGTTCATTTGCCATTCTTTTGAATTTCTCTTCACTAGACTTGACATCCTCCATTAGTCTCTTCGTATGCTTGATGTCGGTCATCAACATTTCCTCACTCTGTTTCGAAGCATTAAGCAGATCAACTAACCCTTGCACCTTATTTTTAGACTCCTGTCGCAGTGTTTGTAGCTCCGTCTCATAGAGCTTAACCTTCTCGTTGACCTCCTGAAGACTACATTCCAGTTTAGCTTTATTTGATCGCAGGCTGGAGACTTCGTGTACTGCATCTAATGCCGCTCTTTCTTGTTCATCATGAGTTGAGGACGCCTGTGCAGTGAGGTGTGCAATCTCTCTCTCAAGATTCTCTACTTCAACTGTCTTttctgattgaatcttatttaacaTGATATGTGCCTGTCTTAAGCCCTCTGCATGTTCCTTGTGCTCTTGGAAAATACTTTCAAGTTCTGACAGCAGTGATGTCTCTTTTGAAGCAATATCCTTTTGCAGGGAAGAAAGTTTTACCTCCAAGAACTCAACTCTTTTACAAAAATCAGAACTCTTTGTTTGTGATTCATCCAATTCAATCTCCAGATGGGTAATGCGTTCGTGCAACCCTAGTTTTTGTCTCCTTAAGTCTTCAGTTAACTTCTGCAGAGAGTTGCACTCCTCAATAAGACTCTCAACTGTAGATTGTAATTTTGAATGTGATCTCCTTAAAACCTCTGCTTCCTCTTGTGCATCTAACAACCGTATTTGTGATTCTTGTAGTTTTTGTTTCAGTTCCACTTTTTGTGTTTCCATTTCAGCTTGCTTTTTTTCAATTTCATCCTTAAGATCCATTATAAGAGACCTTGAATCTTCTAGTTCAAGTCTTTTTGACTCCTTTTCATTTGTTAAATGTCTTAATTGAGCTTCTAGGCCAGATATACGTTCTGATAATTGTACGTTCTCTTGTTCCATCTCAGATATATTCAACTCTAGTTCATTTTTGCAACTTTCAAGTTCAATTGACTTCCTTTCTAGTATCTTATTAGCAGACATATGAGAATCAATGGTGCTAGTAAGCTCCAAAAGATCATGATGCACATCTTCCAAGGATTTAGAGGTTATACTGTTTTCTCTACGTGCAATTGCCAAATCTTCTTCTAATTGACTTTTATCTTTTGAAgattagaaatcagatcttctagtTCCCTTTTGGAATGTTTCAGAATATCAATTTCCTGTTCTTTTAACAACATTccagccttgaactcctctatctTAGAGTTGCTTTCCTCTAACTCTTCACTAATGCTCTTGCTTCTGGATTGCATTTCTGCCTTCAGGTTTTCAATTTCTTGTTCTAACAAACTGTTATTTTTCTGCTCTTTTACTTCAGTTCCATCAACACCACCCTTCTCAACCATTATGTCTGCATGTTGAAACACAGACTTGCAGCCGCTTAATAGCGCATTCAACTCAAGTAACTTATTTGTCAAAACCCCTGCCTGCTCCTTTACAGTAATTGTATCTGTGGTGATAGGAACCTTAAAATCAGAATCACTATCATACTCTCTATTTGCAACAGAGTTACCATCACAGCATAGGTCCCTTACATGAGAGAGAGCAATATGAAGTTGATTATTCATTTCAGAAAATAATCTTGGCATTTCTGATGTGCTCCATGATTCCGTTTCTCTTCTTTCAGTAACTACGTCAAAACTCCCCAAGTCAGCATGTTGGAAGTTTTCAAGTTTTTGTTGGAGCTCGGTTAACTCTAAGTTTTTTCTTCTATTTCCGCTTGGCTTTTCTGAAGCTTTATCTCAAGATCACATGCTTGATCCTTATATTGTTGTAGTTCAAACTCAAGATCAGCACAACTTTTCTTGAGGTCATTGATCATGGTTGCTGATGGCTCAACCATATATCCTTCAGTTGACATTTCCTTCCTCTTGGGCTCCCCCTCCAGATGATGTATATGTGATTTAAGTAACTCAGTATTGTCAGGTGAATTATGATCCTGAGACTCAGGGGACTTAGAACCAGGAGAATCCTTCCCTTCTTTGATGTCCTTGCTCAAGTCCTTCACCTTAAATATGAGTTCTAGGTTCTCATCTGTAAGTTCCGCACAGTCTTTCTCTAgctcctgcactttagcttttaAAACTTCAATTTCCTTTATCAGGTCAGAATGACTTTCAGTAGAAACCATTTCACCGTGTTGAGCATTCAGAACATCAGACAGCTTCTTTTCTAACTTAATGATTTCTTCCTCTTTTAGAGATAGCCTTCTCCTCCATTCTGTGTCAGTATCAGACGTTGCTGGACTCATCAGATCCCCATCAAGTTCACTTACATGATTTTGTTCTGTTAGGGTTTCTATCTCCAATCTCTGTTTTTCTGAGATCTCTTCCAATTCCTGAAGAATAGAGACAAGCTCAACATTTGAATCTTGCATTTTCTTGAGCTGCAGTGTTAGATTGGCATTGGATTCTTTCTGAAACTTCAATTCATCTTCCAGTTCCTTTTGCACATGGATCATACTTTCAATTTTGGCAGAGCTAGTATCAGTATTTGTTTGTTTTGTCATTAACTCATCTAATGATGATTTCAAATGTTCAACCTCTTGTCTCAGGGAATCACGTTCTGTGTATGCAGCTGAAAGCTCCATTTCAAGTTCTCCGTGATGTTTGGATTTGTCAGAACAttccttctttaatatctcaatatcaAGCTTTAACTTTCGAGAATGTCTCTCCCACATCTTAGCCTCGTCACGAAGTTCCTCAATGGTTTCTTCAGCAGCTTCAAGGAGATCTTTTGCAGAATCAGAGGGTCTTACTGATAACGGAGAAAGACCATTCGTGGATGTTTGTGCTGCAGCCTCTTGCCACTGGTTTGTATTAAAGGAGGATCCTGAGGCTCTAGAATTGAAGGATGACTGATTTGACTTAGAAATGTCATCACCAGGGCCTGCACTATATGTTGAACTAACATGAGAGTCAGTTGAATCTTGTCTTCCCATGTATACTCCCCCATTTGAGCTGTCTCTGGGAGAAAAAGTTGCTTTTCCTATGCAACTATCTCCCGAGTCGGAACTCCGATGGGACCCTGATGCTGAGAAACTTCTGTCCTGAAGAAAACAAGCAACATCAATaaacacaagaaaaaaaaaaaagaagcctaaACATGTCAATGCCTGTAGTAAAGAGTAGCTCATGACCAAATCAAAACATAATGACAGGCTGCAAACAAATCCATATCCTTTTCAGTATGCAAAAAATATTCCCAGTCATTGTCAATATACACAAAAAGTCACACAGGATTCAGATAACATCTGTTAACAAGATAAGGCACGTAACACATGCTGAGAGGAATAAATTACACATTTAATTAAATGACATAACCCATTGAACAAGAGGGGGCTGCTTAGTTACTATAACATGCTATGCAGGGAAAGCAAGCAAGACCATCCGATGTCTATCCAAAAAATAGCACATCTGAAGGAGTGATTAAATCATTTAGGGCCTGTTTAGACATTCCTACAGAATTAGGCTGAAATCCTGTAGGAATCAGACCTGTTGGCCCATCTATCTTGCATTTTCATAGAGCCTGTTAAACCCAACCCAGATCCTAGCCTTTGAACTGCAGGATTTGAGCTGGGTGGTATTGGTCCATGCTTAAATGGACAGTTCAATCCATGAATCTTATATGATTTTCAGCCCAATCTGCAAACATGCCCTTAGAAAATTTAAAATCCAAGCTCCATCTACAAGAGCGGACCTGAGATTCCACAATGTACAAAGCTTACATATATTCCTACAGCAAGCAGACAGATACGCTACATATCTGAAGCTGACATAAATTGACCTGATCACATCGAAACCATCATCCTGTGGAGTTTTGGATCAAAAATTTTGACCCTCTTCAAATGTGGATAGTAAATAGGTCACATGGGACCTGATCTGAACCTGAACCGACATGAAATTCCTAGGAGCATATATTCCCACCCATCCTAACCCTCCTCAAGTATAAGAGACTAAAGTTATGTTATTCATAACCTTTGTGTTGTCTAATTTACTTGTGTTGTTAATGGTAACTTTAAATTTTCTCACTTATTAATCTTAAATGAAATGTGTTGTCACATCATATGTTTAGTGACATAATAGAGTCCTGAAACCTATACATGTCTCTATGCTTATTTTGAAGATCATCAGTCCAATTTAACCAAAAAACCTGATAGAAcacaagaataattctttttTAACCAAATCCAACCCAAACCACATAAAGAGAATGAGGCATTGATTCAAAGGTTTGAACAAATTCAAATACATCAGGTCTTGATTATTCCAAAATCCAATCTGACCCTACCAGCTTGCATGCCTCCACAAACCTGAGCTTTGAGAAATAAATCTTTAGCTTTTTATTAAGAACTCATTCCATCCCCCAACCCCCCCACacagcgcccccccccccccccctcgttACCCCATTTCACCTCCTTGTTGACCTTACTTCCCACCATTTTATTTGAAGATGTCAGATGCTTGAGACAATCAGGATTCAAAGGCTTAAGGCTCATTGGGGAATATGTGCTCCACCAATCATAAAGGGTTTAAGTTCCCAAGTGTGCTT from Elaeis guineensis isolate ETL-2024a chromosome 4, EG11, whole genome shotgun sequence includes these protein-coding regions:
- the LOC140857468 gene encoding LOW QUALITY PROTEIN: uncharacterized protein (The sequence of the model RefSeq protein was modified relative to this genomic sequence to represent the inferred CDS: inserted 2 bases in 2 codons); this translates as MFKLHRHKSDRLGDRIEFKLSNFQAFQVPKGWDRLFLSIISLGTGKTIAKSSKTTVHGGTCQWTESISESIFVSQNGASKELEECQFKIVVSMGSARTGFLGEVTLNLTDYLSSRDSGPLSLPLKKCNYGTLLQLRIQCATPKSKSRDGKSWREASHLEDLNANDDDMDNKSDGSDNMFNRSVVSSTSNNLGTNPDEPGNRDRSFSASGSHRSSDSGDSCIGKATFSPRDSSNGGVYMGRQDSTDSHVSSTYSAGPGDDISKSNQSSFNSRASGSSFNTNQWQEAAAQTSTNGLSPLSVRPSDSAKDLLEAAEETIEELRDEAKMWERHSRKLKLDIEILKKECSDKSKHHGELEMELSAAYTERDSLRQEVEHLKSSLDELMTKQTNTDTSSAKIESMIHVQKELEDELKFQKESNANLTLQLKKMQDSNVELVSILQELEEISEKQRLEIETLTEQNHVSELDGDLMSPATSDTDTEWRRRLSLKEEEIIKLEKKLSDVLNAQHGEMVSTESHSDLIKEIEVLKAKVQELEKDCAELTDENLELIFKVKDLSKDIKEGKDSPGSKSPESQDHNSPDNTELLKSHIHHLEGEPKRKEMSTEGYMVEPSATMINDLKKSCADLEFELQQYKDQACDLEIKLQKSQAEIEXKNLELTELQQKLENFQHADLGSFDVVTERRETESWSTSEMPRLFSEMNNQLHIALSHVRDLCCDGNSVANREYDSDSDFKVPITTDTITVKEQAGVLTNKLLELNALLSGCKSVFQHADIMVEKGGVDGTEVKEQKNNSLLEQEIENLKAEMQSRSKSISEELEESNSKIEEFKAGMLLKEQEIDILKHSKRELEDLISNLXKDKSQLEEDLAIARRENSITSKSLEDVHHDLLELTSTIDSHMSANKILERKSIELESCKNELELNISEMEQENVQLSERISGLEAQLRHLTNEKESKRLELEDSRSLIMDLKDEIEKKQAEMETQKVELKQKLQESQIRLLDAQEEAEVLRRSHSKLQSTVESLIEECNSLQKLTEDLRRQKLGLHERITHLEIELDESQTKSSDFCKRVEFLEVKLSSLQKDIASKETSLLSELESIFQEHKEHAEGLRQAHIMLNKIQSEKTVEVENLEREIAHLTAQASSTHDEQERAALDAVHEVSSLRSNKAKLECSLQEVNEKVKLYETELQTLRQESKNKVQGLVDLLNASKQSEEMLMTDIKHTKRLMEDVKSSEEKFKRMANELELKLKASDYEKQQTMEEISRLKVQLQKISHLQDEILVFKSSLDEAKFEKGKVEELLQSVTEECEELKTEKVSLKEKVANMQKAFYDGEDDRRSRIALEEKLLRLESDLTAKEASYAYEAELKNELNRIRRTNSEYQRKIQSLEQEKDELMREAQLIEREVMTKNDQCRDGRISSESAIERHTSEHHEMERQAQNSQNRDKHFRAGEEKILGENELQDHTETPQVSKEVDLESKVHLLEHKLAEALETNNMYKVQLQRFIDDEGKNQTEVLNKTTSNNDTKISDNDKISSLEAELKDMQERYLQMSLQYAEVEAQREELVMKLKSMKKEKRWFS